The proteins below are encoded in one region of Telopea speciosissima isolate NSW1024214 ecotype Mountain lineage chromosome 10, Tspe_v1, whole genome shotgun sequence:
- the LOC122642103 gene encoding pre-rRNA-processing protein TSR2 homolog isoform X2: MISAKGGPVPTQLTPEALSVFSEGISLLLSRWTSLQMAVQNEWGGRNSHQKSEQLAVDLFSWFSQSKEPLYIDDLENMLDETMMLSFNAEIEDGSIEEVAEQLMIMHEDCLQGNYESVEKLSKSSSEAEAVSQSRRMVNDDEDEDESSDDESSDMVMDEPKARLNPKPEPMLEDVQRPRETVEAEDGWTVVGPRQNKGKRLEGRA, encoded by the exons ATGATATCTGCTAAGGGAGGCCCAGTGCCTACTCAGCTCACGCCTGAGGCGCTCTCTGTCTTCTCTGAAGGGATCTCTTTGCTTCTCTCTCGATGGACTTCACTTCAGATGGCTGTTCAGAACGAATGGGGCGGCAGAAATTCTCATCAGAAGTCTGAACAACTCGCCGTTGATCTCTTCTCATGGTTCTCCCAATCTAAAG AGCCGCTTTATATTGATGATCTAGAGAATATGCTCGATGAAACAATGATGCTTTCTTTCAATGCGGAGATTGAGGACGGCAGCATTGAGGAG GTAGCAGAACAGTTGATGATTATGCATGAGGACTGTCTGCAAGGCAATTATGAGTCAGTTGAGAAGTTGAGCAAGTCCAGCTCAGAGGCAGAAGCTGTTTCTCAAAGCAGACGG ATGGtcaatgatgatgaagatgaagatgagagCTCAGATGACGAGTCATCAGACATGGTAATGGATGAGCCAAAGGCAAGGTTAAATCCGAAGCCAGAACCCATGTTAGAAGATGTACAGAGGCCGAGAGAAACAGTAGAAGCTGAAGATGGTTGGACGGTAGTTGGTCCAAggcaaaacaagggtaagagATTAGAAGGAAGAGCTTGA